From one Brachypodium distachyon strain Bd21 chromosome 4, Brachypodium_distachyon_v3.0, whole genome shotgun sequence genomic stretch:
- the LOC106866802 gene encoding uncharacterized protein LOC106866802: MKNTMRLSTESLMEICRQCFPPRIGEMEGLDVEHPEGEPSRGSSKGSAEQHAANRPSRKKKVSFRPRGGPPLVPTAPVDGGGWAHDHLLPSSMSPEDLAQLEKAGYFPKGDGILPDSEEVRLDQWRRPGCIVAFSAWFHAGLCVPVHPFLLEFLETYGIELAQLHPLTIVRLNVFRWLCETVLHEEPSMKLLLFYFTMEVRELLTPDGFALSTFGSVNLRLRSGFGDDFLLKPRKSAEKLFVKWESWWFLLWASKTRLQHTGDLPRHSGAGGLREVPHPGEPRSADLRKVAKIKEVSAERSFRDLMEEMVMAGRFMMRSHPRSEIGIPRSFRPPQLVTAPTFFEERAALWAAQLIGPYGGPEHRDYETKISEGGCHNIIAKCFGKIVPMR; encoded by the exons ATGAAGAACACCATGAGGCTGAGCACAGAGTCCCTGATGGAGATCTGTCGACAATGTTTTCCACCAAGAATAG GTGAGATGGAGGGACTTGATGTCGAGCATCCGGAGGGTGAGCCGTCGAGGGGGTCTTCCAAGGGGTCCGCGGAGCAGCATGCGGCGAACCGACCGTcacggaagaagaaggtctctTTCCGTCCTCGTGGTGGTCCTCCCCTAGTTCCGACGGCGCCGGTGGATGGCGGAGGTTGGGCACATGACCACCTCCTTCCTTCTTCGATGAGCCCCGAGGATCTCGCCCAGCTGGAGAaggcgggatacttccccaagggggacggTATCTTGCCCGATAGCGAGGAGGTTAGGCTCGACCAGTGGCGGCGTCCgggatgcatcgtggcattctCGGCTTGGTTTCACGCCGGCTTGTGTGTGCCCGTTCACCCCTTCTTGTTGGAGTTTCTAGAGACGTACggcatcgagttggcccagcttcacccgTTGACAATCGTGAGGTTGAACGTTTTCAGGTGGCTGTGTGAGACGGTgcttcacgaggagccttcgatgaagcttctgctgttctacttcaccatggaggtgagggagttgcTCACTCCGGATGGCTTTGCTCTGAGCACCTTTGGTTCagtgaacctgaggcttcgttcTGGCTTTGGGGATGACTTCCTGCTCAAGCCGAGGAAGAGCGCCGAGAAGTTGTTCGTCAAGTGGGAGTCCTGGTGGTTTCTCCTTTGGGCCTCGAAGACCCGTCTTCAGCACACGGGTGATCTCCCTCGGCACTCTGGGGCAGGAGGCCTCAGGGAGGTGCCTCACCCCGGCGAGCCTCGGTCAGCCGACCTCAGGAaggtggccaagatcaaggaggtgtccgccgagaggagctttcgtgacctcatggaggagatggtgatggcggggcgCTTTATGATGAGGAGTCATCCGAGGTCCGAGATTGGTATCCCTCGATCTTTCCGTCCTCCACAGCTTGTCACCGCAC cgacgtttttcgaggagagggcggcgttgtgggcTGCGCAGCTAATAGGTCCGTATGGCGGACCGGAGCACCGGGActacgagaccaagatcagcgaGGGGGGATGCCACAACATTATCGCGAAGTGTTTTGGGAAGATTGTGCCGATGCGATAG